Below is a window of Candidatus Cybelea sp. DNA.
CGAGAACCGTTTCGCAAGCGCGACGGCTTCGTTGATCGCGACCGCCGCCGGCGTCTGCGGACGGCAGCGTATCTCAAAGGTCGCCATTTCCAGCAGCAGGCGATCGATGGTCGGCAGACGCTCGAGTGCCCACCCCTCCAAGAGAGGGCTGACGATGCGATCGGCCTCCTGCGCGTACTCGAGCGTTCCCAGCGTGAGCTCCTTGACGAAAGCGCGCTGCTCGCCGTCGGCCTCTTCCCCAACGACCTCGCGCAGCGCGTCGTGCGGCTCGCGATCGCCGATGACGACGCAATAGAGCGCCTTGAGCGCCTGTTCGCGGCCTTCGCGGCGCGACGTCATCGCAGCGCGAGCTCGTTGGGAAGAAACTCGACGTCGTACCGGCCTTGGCGAAACTGCGGGGTGGCGAGAATCTCCAAACAGAGTCCGATCGTCGTCTGTACGCCTTCGACGAGCGTTTCGCGCAGCGCGCGCTCCATGCGCGCAATGGCGATTTCGCGGGTATCTCCGTACGCAATAATTTTGGCGATCATCGAATCGTAATACGGCGGAATCGTCGCCCCCGCATACATGTGCGTGTCGACGCGAATTCCCGGCCCCCCTGGAAAGACCAGCTTGGTCACGGTACCCGCAGCCGGGGCGAAATGGTTATTCGTGTCTTCGGCATTGATCCGGCATTCGATCGCGTGCCCGCGGGCGACGAGGTCGCCTTGCGTGTAGCCGAGCGGTTCGCCCGCCGCGATTCGAATCTGCTCCTTGACGAGATCGATGTTGTAGACCATCTCGGTCACCGGGTGCTCGACCTGAATGCGCGTATTCATCTCCATGAAGTACACGTCGTCACCCGCCGCCAGAAATTCAAGAGTACCCGCGTTGGTGTAACCGACGGAGCGGCAAGCGCGCAACGCCATCTCGTGCAGTGAGTTTCGCACCGTCTCGGGCACGTGCGGTGCCGGGGTTTCTTCGATGATCTTCTGATGGGCCGGCTTCTGCACCGAGCAGTCCCGCTCGCCGAGGTGAACGAGGTTGCCGAATTCGTCCCCCAAGACTTGGACTTCGATGTGGCGCGGGGAGCGGATCAGCTTTTCGATATAGACCCGTCCGTCTTTGAAGCTCGCTTCGGCCTCCGCCGTCGCGCCCGCGTAGGCGCGGGGCAGCTCGCCGGGATCGGAGACGACCCGCATCCCTCTGCCGCCACCGCCCGCCGTCGCCTTGAGGAGGATGGGATAGCCGATCGATTCGGCCGCTGCGTAGGCGTCTTCGAGTGAAGCGAGCACGTCGGTTCCCGGTG
It encodes the following:
- the nusB gene encoding transcription antitermination factor NusB, which encodes MTSRREGREQALKALYCVVIGDREPHDALREVVGEEADGEQRAFVKELTLGTLEYAQEADRIVSPLLEGWALERLPTIDRLLLEMATFEIRCRPQTPAAVAINEAVALAKRFSTEDSGRFVNGVLSAVVNAKG
- the accC gene encoding acetyl-CoA carboxylase biotin carboxylase subunit; this encodes MFRKVLIANRGEIALRINRACQELGVSTVAIFSEADRESMHVRQADEAFCVGPGPAGRSYLNIPNIISTALITRCDAIHPGYGFLAENARFAEICADHGLEFIGPKPRVISLMGDKATAKRVLRDAGVATTPGTDVLASLEDAYAAAESIGYPILLKATAGGGGRGMRVVSDPGELPRAYAGATAEAEASFKDGRVYIEKLIRSPRHIEVQVLGDEFGNLVHLGERDCSVQKPAHQKIIEETPAPHVPETVRNSLHEMALRACRSVGYTNAGTLEFLAAGDDVYFMEMNTRIQVEHPVTEMVYNIDLVKEQIRIAAGEPLGYTQGDLVARGHAIECRINAEDTNNHFAPAAGTVTKLVFPGGPGIRVDTHMYAGATIPPYYDSMIAKIIAYGDTREIAIARMERALRETLVEGVQTTIGLCLEILATPQFRQGRYDVEFLPNELALR